One stretch of Meiothermus sp. CFH 77666 DNA includes these proteins:
- a CDS encoding 2-phosphosulfolactate phosphatase produces the protein MRLRADLVPQDNLTYQDVVLVVDVIRATTTATAYLEAGADSLYLTASLESARAFRDADVVLAGEEGGLKPAGFDYGNSPREAKEAPVGGKVVVLSTTNGTRTAHLAARSAKHVLLASLYNAHAAARLAHQLATEEVAILCAGKEGRIGLDDVYTAGVLAEFLQIMGSYELEDGALTALTTRRAYPDPLEPLHLSGAAQALRQVGLEADVPFCAQIAASPAVGVLEGRVGDALIFKRAQRPANSSQSQIPTV, from the coding sequence ATGCGCTTGCGGGCTGATCTGGTTCCCCAGGACAATCTGACCTATCAGGATGTGGTACTAGTGGTGGACGTAATCCGGGCCACTACTACCGCCACGGCTTATTTAGAAGCGGGCGCTGATAGCTTGTACCTGACAGCGAGCCTGGAGAGCGCCCGGGCCTTTCGGGATGCGGATGTGGTTCTGGCGGGCGAGGAAGGGGGCCTCAAGCCTGCGGGCTTTGATTACGGCAACTCGCCCAGGGAGGCCAAGGAGGCGCCGGTGGGGGGCAAAGTGGTGGTGCTGAGTACGACCAATGGCACCCGTACCGCGCACCTGGCGGCCCGCAGCGCCAAGCATGTCTTGCTGGCCTCGCTCTACAATGCCCACGCCGCAGCTCGTCTGGCCCACCAGCTTGCCACAGAAGAAGTGGCGATTCTCTGCGCGGGTAAGGAGGGCCGGATTGGCCTGGATGACGTGTATACAGCGGGGGTGCTGGCTGAGTTTTTGCAGATCATGGGATCGTATGAACTCGAGGATGGCGCGCTCACAGCCCTCACGACCCGTCGCGCCTATCCCGATCCGCTGGAGCCGCTGCACCTGTCCGGCGCAGCCCAGGCCCTGCGGCAGGTAGGGCTGGAAGCCGATGTGCCTTTTTGCGCCCAGATTGCCGCTTCTCCTGCGGTGGGGGTGCTCGAGGGGCGGGTGGGCGATGCCCTGATTTTCAAAAGAGCCCAGCGTCCAGCGAACAGCAGTCAGAGCCAGATTCCAACGGTCTGA
- the rplL gene encoding 50S ribosomal protein L7/L12, with the protein MALDIAAIKAQLSGATVLELKQLIDELKEEWGVTAAAPVAVAMPGAAAAAAPAAEEKTEFDVVLKDAGAQKLNVIKELRAITGLGLKEAKDLAEQGGNVKEGVSKEEAEKIKKQLEDAGAKVELK; encoded by the coding sequence ATGGCTCTCGATATTGCTGCAATCAAGGCTCAACTTTCCGGTGCTACGGTGCTCGAACTCAAGCAACTCATTGACGAACTCAAGGAAGAGTGGGGCGTGACCGCTGCTGCTCCGGTGGCCGTGGCCATGCCGGGTGCGGCGGCTGCTGCTGCTCCCGCCGCCGAAGAGAAGACCGAGTTCGATGTGGTGCTGAAGGATGCAGGCGCCCAGAAGCTCAACGTCATTAAGGAACTCCGCGCCATTACCGGCCTGGGCCTGAAGGAAGCCAAAGATCTGGCTGAGCAAGGCGGCAACGTCAAGGAAGGCGTCTCCAAAGAGGAAGCCGAGAAGATCAAGAAGCAGCTCGAGGACGCCGGCGCCAAGGTCGAGCTCAAGTAA
- a CDS encoding peptidylprolyl isomerase — protein MLTLLLLALPSLAVAQADPVVATVGKSSITKSQFDLQFRLFVRDVLQQRGQAYSPEAEEAFAPFKPQYLERMARDQAIILVAENAGFAAKDSAVDEAIEEVKAQFENEEQLNEALEEAGIPSLEAYRKLVYEALTYNAYLENLIKRLQTSEAALRMLYLVSKPQFAVPVRYCSSHILVNTAQEANQVIARLGKGEKFADLAQELSQDPGSKNEGGELGCEPKGTFVAPFELAMTALKPGETSRTPVKTEFGYHVILLSKVEAAGFQSFDQVKGGLEQTVKNAALQKVLDNIVSRTPTRLFPENLQTR, from the coding sequence ATGTTGACTCTATTGCTACTCGCACTGCCTTCACTGGCGGTGGCCCAGGCCGACCCGGTGGTGGCGACGGTGGGTAAGTCCTCAATCACAAAAAGCCAGTTTGACCTGCAGTTTCGCTTGTTTGTACGCGATGTTTTGCAGCAACGTGGTCAAGCCTACAGCCCCGAGGCCGAAGAAGCCTTTGCCCCGTTTAAGCCGCAGTATCTGGAGCGGATGGCGCGCGATCAGGCCATTATTTTGGTTGCCGAAAACGCCGGCTTCGCGGCCAAAGATTCCGCGGTGGATGAGGCCATCGAGGAAGTAAAAGCCCAGTTCGAAAATGAAGAGCAGCTCAACGAGGCCCTCGAGGAGGCCGGCATCCCCAGCCTCGAGGCCTATCGCAAGCTGGTATACGAGGCCCTGACCTACAATGCCTATCTCGAAAACCTGATCAAGCGCTTACAGACCAGTGAAGCCGCCTTGCGGATGCTGTACCTGGTCTCCAAGCCCCAGTTCGCGGTGCCGGTGCGCTACTGCTCCTCGCACATCCTGGTCAACACCGCGCAGGAAGCCAATCAGGTGATCGCTCGGCTGGGCAAAGGCGAAAAGTTTGCCGACCTGGCCCAGGAACTTTCGCAAGACCCCGGCAGCAAGAATGAAGGAGGCGAACTGGGTTGCGAGCCCAAGGGCACCTTTGTAGCACCCTTTGAGCTGGCCATGACTGCCTTGAAGCCAGGTGAAACCTCTAGGACTCCGGTCAAAACCGAGTTTGGTTACCATGTAATCTTGCTTAGCAAGGTGGAAGCAGCGGGTTTCCAGTCCTTTGATCAGGTCAAGGGCGGACTGGAACAAACAGTCAAGAATGCCGCTTTGCAAAAGGTGCTAGACAACATCGTGAGCCGCACCCCTACCAGGCTGTTCCCCGAGAACCTACAAACTAGGTAA
- a CDS encoding Crp/Fnr family transcriptional regulator has translation MLADTQVLAKTPLFQGVPPQALEVAREAFVTRNYPAGKQIFEAGDMGAALYIVQSGQVRIYRTYLDGRERMFAYLGPGEVFGEMSLLDDQPRSASAETTLDSILLVLYQDAYWSLVRKWPEILHNLATILARRLREADLELEVLSFEEARGRVAYALTKLRKQRYGDGVKMKLTHQELAQLSGTSRETVTRVLHALREEELVKVGSGYVEILDPAGLEEVLFGLR, from the coding sequence ATGTTGGCCGACACACAGGTGCTTGCAAAGACCCCGCTCTTCCAGGGGGTGCCGCCCCAGGCGCTCGAGGTGGCCCGCGAAGCCTTTGTGACCCGTAATTACCCTGCAGGCAAACAAATTTTCGAGGCGGGCGATATGGGGGCGGCCCTGTACATAGTCCAGAGCGGCCAGGTGCGCATTTACCGAACCTACCTGGATGGCCGTGAACGCATGTTCGCTTACCTGGGCCCCGGCGAAGTGTTCGGCGAGATGAGCCTGCTGGACGATCAACCCCGCAGCGCTTCTGCCGAGACCACCCTAGATTCGATACTGTTGGTCTTGTACCAGGATGCCTACTGGAGCCTGGTGCGCAAGTGGCCGGAAATCCTGCACAACCTGGCCACAATCCTGGCTCGCCGCTTGCGCGAGGCCGACCTCGAGCTCGAGGTGCTGTCCTTTGAAGAAGCCCGTGGCCGGGTGGCTTACGCTCTGACCAAACTGCGCAAGCAACGCTACGGCGATGGGGTCAAGATGAAGCTGACCCACCAGGAACTGGCCCAGCTCTCCGGAACCAGCCGTGAGACCGTGACGCGTGTGTTGCATGCCCTGCGCGAAGAAGAACTGGTGAAGGTGGGTTCGGGGTATGTGGAAATCCTGGATCCGGCGGGTCTGGAAGAAGTGTTGTTCGGCTTACGGTAA
- a CDS encoding ATP-binding cassette domain-containing protein has protein sequence MLHLGFGYGEVELFQNLGFALHEGEIRVVLGPSGSGKTTLLHLLAGLLALQSGDVRWHGESIRGLSEEVLAQRRLHFTGLIFQHHYLQAELTALENILVPGYLAGKVDPAWGLELLNRVGLLDRAHLLPKALSGGERQRVAVARALYNRPKLLLADEPTGSLDRRNAEKVWELMLGLAQNLGVAVIVATHDEHLAQGLSELRLG, from the coding sequence GTGCTGCATCTGGGTTTTGGCTATGGCGAGGTCGAGCTGTTCCAAAACCTTGGTTTTGCCTTGCATGAGGGCGAGATCCGGGTCGTCCTGGGGCCGTCGGGCAGTGGCAAAACCACCCTGCTGCACCTTCTGGCGGGTTTGTTGGCCCTTCAGTCGGGGGATGTGCGATGGCACGGTGAGAGCATCCGTGGCCTGAGCGAAGAAGTGCTGGCGCAGCGACGGCTGCACTTTACCGGCCTGATCTTTCAGCATCACTACCTGCAAGCTGAGCTAACCGCGCTGGAAAACATTCTGGTTCCAGGGTATCTGGCCGGTAAGGTAGACCCTGCCTGGGGACTGGAGTTGCTGAATCGGGTAGGGCTGCTAGACCGGGCCCATTTACTCCCCAAGGCCCTCTCGGGAGGTGAGCGACAGCGGGTTGCTGTGGCCAGAGCACTTTATAACCGCCCCAAGCTTTTGCTGGCCGACGAGCCCACCGGTAGCCTGGATCGGCGCAATGCGGAAAAAGTGTGGGAGCTCATGCTCGGCCTGGCCCAGAACCTGGGCGTAGCCGTGATCGTGGCTACCCACGACGAACATCTGGCGCAGGGCTTGTCCGAGTTGCGGCTAGGCTAG
- a CDS encoding DUF58 domain-containing protein has protein sequence MTRYRIRTRPTQPFAGERTQAIPGRGLEFYELRGYAQGDEPRFIDWRAYARTGRLYTRIFQAEAPARFTFFLDGSPSMKLLGKQAYAERVLRALADCARSEGAFLWGGGRYRGRLEGVAEGPSVLMNFPRPRGVTVLLTDGLDELDWSRLLQKLRHVVLVQVMAPEELAPGFVEALLHDVEVGSRMEVGEVEIQSYQEALEKHLLRLRTTARRLGSYALLRVGEPIVPALLRQGVLEER, from the coding sequence ATGACCCGCTACCGCATCCGCACCCGCCCCACCCAGCCCTTTGCGGGCGAGCGCACTCAGGCCATACCAGGGCGGGGGCTGGAGTTCTACGAGCTACGCGGCTACGCCCAGGGAGACGAGCCCCGCTTTATTGATTGGCGAGCCTATGCCCGCACGGGTCGGCTCTATACCCGCATTTTCCAGGCCGAAGCACCGGCCCGCTTCACCTTTTTCCTGGACGGCTCGCCCAGTATGAAGCTGTTGGGAAAGCAGGCTTATGCCGAGCGGGTATTGCGTGCGCTAGCCGACTGCGCCAGATCGGAAGGGGCTTTTTTGTGGGGCGGTGGCCGCTACCGGGGGCGGCTCGAGGGGGTGGCCGAGGGGCCTTCGGTGCTGATGAACTTCCCCCGGCCCAGAGGCGTCACCGTCCTACTGACCGACGGTCTGGACGAGCTGGACTGGTCGCGTCTTTTACAAAAACTGCGCCACGTGGTTCTGGTGCAGGTCATGGCCCCCGAGGAACTCGCACCCGGCTTTGTGGAAGCCCTGCTGCACGATGTCGAGGTCGGGAGCCGGATGGAGGTGGGCGAGGTCGAAATACAAAGCTACCAGGAAGCTCTGGAAAAGCATCTGCTGCGCCTGCGAACCACCGCCCGCAGGTTGGGCAGCTATGCCCTGTTGCGGGTGGGCGAACCGATTGTGCCTGCCCTGCTACGGCAGGGGGTATTGGAAGAGCGTTAG
- the rplJ gene encoding 50S ribosomal protein L10: MPSKRNIENLEALTATLKGAEGSFFVVNYQGLEAGPTGKLRKAVREKGGEIIVTKNTLIRKAMSDLGLPAIEGLTGPSAVVVFKDPAAAAKALKEFAKTNDKGIPALKSGVLSGQPLTGSQVEALADLPSQKELQAELVGVLSATMSNFVGVLGAKAQEFVGILDAQVQKLEAA; encoded by the coding sequence TTGCCCAGCAAGCGCAACATCGAAAACCTCGAGGCGCTCACCGCTACCCTCAAGGGCGCGGAAGGCTCGTTCTTCGTGGTGAACTACCAAGGGCTCGAGGCGGGCCCCACCGGGAAGCTCCGCAAGGCGGTGCGGGAAAAGGGTGGCGAGATTATCGTTACCAAAAATACCCTGATCCGCAAGGCCATGAGCGACCTTGGGTTGCCGGCCATCGAAGGCTTGACCGGCCCCTCGGCGGTGGTGGTCTTCAAAGACCCCGCTGCTGCCGCCAAGGCCCTCAAAGAGTTCGCCAAGACGAACGATAAAGGCATTCCCGCCCTTAAGTCGGGTGTGCTCTCGGGGCAGCCCCTTACGGGCTCACAGGTAGAGGCCCTGGCCGACCTTCCCAGCCAGAAGGAACTGCAAGCCGAACTGGTCGGCGTGCTGTCCGCCACGATGTCCAATTTCGTGGGTGTGCTGGGAGCGAAGGCGCAGGAATTCGTCGGCATCTTGGATGCCCAAGTTCAAAAACTGGAGGCCGCGTAG
- a CDS encoding FAD-dependent oxidoreductase, translating to MSKIAVIGGGLAGLVAAYEAMKAGLEVSLLEATQHFGGHTRTAKLDAISLELGEEFFDDTPGALLNLSGELGLGFQPLPNLRRVVRRGGQDWVLPAGLNLASGFGLHQMAQMPFGRGVRWRLGIERFAAPASVKDELLGAFFRRRLGPEVWEVLEPYLSATLGGPAEEVSALTTFARLVGLERQGGLLAGSRKLTTEGRWHLAGGMGSLIEALSNHLLPKAGLLPHHPVWAITRDSKGWQLHVRGGQLEAEAVIMALPAPQAARVFRPSAPQITTLLNHFPHQHSAKVYLLYRQNELAVGPSEFFFARGEGYTSSALKLTHPNPELTLARVQFAGETARSADSVLSRLAEQDLAKYLQAKARPLAAWVFRQPSSRPHFTQGQARRVADLERELLHAPGLFLTGSYLAGPGLANLVEHSRQITQRALNFLALARA from the coding sequence ATGAGCAAAATTGCCGTGATAGGAGGTGGTCTTGCCGGATTGGTTGCTGCATATGAAGCCATGAAAGCCGGGCTCGAGGTCAGCCTCCTCGAGGCCACCCAGCACTTCGGAGGCCATACCCGAACTGCAAAACTGGATGCGATTTCGCTCGAGCTAGGCGAGGAGTTCTTCGACGACACCCCAGGAGCGCTGCTCAATCTCAGCGGCGAGTTGGGCCTGGGGTTCCAACCCCTGCCCAACCTGCGGCGGGTAGTTCGACGAGGCGGACAGGACTGGGTTTTGCCCGCCGGTTTGAACCTGGCTTCGGGTTTTGGATTGCACCAAATGGCCCAGATGCCCTTTGGCCGGGGCGTCAGGTGGCGGCTTGGCATCGAGCGCTTCGCAGCACCGGCTTCGGTCAAGGACGAGCTACTAGGTGCCTTTTTCCGCCGCAGGCTGGGCCCCGAGGTCTGGGAGGTGCTGGAGCCTTACCTGAGCGCCACGCTGGGCGGCCCCGCCGAGGAAGTATCGGCCCTTACTACCTTTGCGCGTCTGGTTGGGCTCGAGCGCCAGGGCGGCTTGCTGGCTGGCAGCCGCAAGCTCACCACCGAGGGCCGGTGGCATCTGGCAGGGGGCATGGGCAGCCTGATCGAAGCCTTGAGCAACCACCTGTTACCAAAGGCCGGATTGTTGCCTCATCACCCTGTCTGGGCCATCACCCGCGATTCGAAGGGGTGGCAACTGCATGTGCGCGGTGGCCAGCTCGAAGCCGAGGCCGTCATCATGGCCCTCCCGGCCCCGCAGGCGGCCAGGGTTTTTCGCCCCTCGGCCCCCCAGATAACCACCCTCCTCAACCATTTTCCCCACCAGCACAGCGCCAAGGTCTATCTGCTTTACCGTCAAAACGAACTGGCCGTTGGGCCCAGCGAGTTCTTTTTTGCACGAGGGGAGGGCTATACCAGCAGCGCCCTCAAGCTAACCCACCCGAACCCGGAGCTGACGCTGGCTCGAGTGCAGTTTGCCGGGGAAACCGCCCGATCCGCCGACAGCGTGCTTTCCCGCTTGGCCGAACAAGACCTTGCGAAATATCTGCAAGCGAAGGCCCGTCCGCTGGCGGCCTGGGTCTTCCGCCAGCCTTCCTCGAGGCCCCACTTCACCCAGGGCCAGGCCCGCCGGGTAGCCGACCTCGAGCGGGAGTTGCTACACGCCCCTGGTCTTTTCCTCACCGGCAGCTACCTGGCCGGCCCCGGCCTGGCTAACCTAGTAGAGCATTCTCGCCAAATCACCCAGCGTGCCCTCAACTTCCTGGCTCTGGCGAGAGCTTGA
- a CDS encoding UvrD-helicase domain-containing protein, with product MSDLLSSLNPSQQEAVRHFEGPALVVAGAGSGKTRTVVHRIAYLLRERRVYPAEILAVTFTNKAAGEMKERLEKMVGPAAKDLWVSTFHSASVRILRAYGEYVGLRPGFVIYDDDDQNTLLKEILKELEVEAKPGPFRAMIDRIKNRGDGLVEFMREAPDFIGGVPKEVAAEVYRKYQSGLRMQGAVDFNDLLLLTIELFEQHPEILHKVRQRARFIHVDEYQDTNPVQYELTRLLAGEKPNLMVVGDPDQSIYGFRNADINNILDFSKDYPGARVIRLEENYRSSRAILQVANAVIEKNALRLEKVLRATKEGGEPVRLYRAPNAREEAAFVAREIARLRDYQNIAVLYRTNAQSRLLEEHLRRAQIPVRLVGAVGFFERREVKDLLAYGRVAINPADSINLRRIVNTPPRGIGATTVSRLLEHAQKTGTTVFEAFRAAEQVISRPQQVQAFVRLLDELMEAAFETGPAAFFERVLDETGFRDALKQEQDGEDRLQNVEELLRAARDWEEEEGGTLSDFLDAVALTAKAEEPQGEAPEEAVTLMTLHNAKGLEFPTVFLVGLEENLLPHRNSLNRLEDLEEERRLFYVGITRAQDRLYLSYAEERETYGKREFTRPSRFLDDIPPDLLKEVGAFGDSAVPVLSNSRPEPKPKTQLSEFKGGEKVRHPKFGSGTVVAAMGGEVTVMFPGLGLKKLAVKFAGLERLDG from the coding sequence ATGTCCGACCTCCTTTCTTCCCTCAATCCCTCCCAGCAGGAGGCCGTCCGGCATTTTGAAGGCCCGGCGCTGGTGGTGGCCGGGGCTGGTTCTGGCAAGACCCGCACGGTGGTACACCGGATCGCCTATCTGCTGCGCGAGCGGCGGGTGTATCCGGCGGAAATACTGGCCGTGACCTTCACCAACAAGGCCGCCGGCGAGATGAAAGAGCGGCTGGAAAAGATGGTAGGGCCCGCGGCCAAAGACCTGTGGGTTTCCACCTTTCACTCGGCCTCGGTGCGAATCCTGCGCGCCTACGGCGAGTATGTGGGGCTCAGGCCGGGGTTTGTGATCTACGACGACGATGACCAGAACACGCTTCTGAAGGAGATTTTGAAGGAACTCGAGGTCGAGGCCAAGCCGGGCCCTTTCCGGGCCATGATAGACCGCATCAAGAACCGGGGCGATGGGCTGGTGGAGTTTATGCGCGAGGCCCCCGACTTTATCGGGGGGGTGCCCAAAGAGGTAGCCGCCGAAGTCTATCGCAAATACCAGAGCGGGCTGCGGATGCAGGGTGCGGTGGATTTCAACGACCTCCTGCTTCTGACCATCGAGCTATTTGAGCAGCACCCGGAAATTCTCCATAAGGTGCGCCAGCGGGCCCGGTTTATTCATGTGGACGAGTACCAGGACACCAACCCCGTGCAGTATGAGCTAACCCGCTTGCTGGCCGGTGAAAAGCCCAACCTGATGGTGGTGGGCGACCCCGACCAGAGCATTTATGGTTTTCGGAACGCCGACATCAACAACATCCTCGACTTCAGCAAGGACTACCCCGGCGCACGGGTGATTCGCCTGGAAGAAAACTACCGCTCGAGCCGAGCCATTCTGCAAGTCGCTAACGCTGTCATCGAGAAAAATGCACTCAGGCTGGAAAAAGTCTTGCGGGCAACCAAAGAAGGGGGTGAGCCTGTTCGTCTATACCGGGCTCCCAACGCCCGCGAAGAAGCTGCTTTTGTGGCGCGGGAAATTGCCAGACTGCGGGACTACCAGAATATTGCCGTGCTTTACCGCACCAATGCCCAGTCGCGCCTGCTGGAAGAACACCTGCGCCGGGCCCAGATTCCCGTTCGGCTGGTGGGCGCGGTGGGCTTTTTTGAGCGGCGGGAGGTCAAGGATCTGCTGGCCTATGGGCGGGTCGCCATCAACCCTGCCGACTCCATCAACCTGCGCCGCATTGTCAATACGCCGCCTCGGGGCATCGGGGCGACTACGGTATCCCGGCTGCTCGAGCACGCTCAGAAAACGGGCACCACCGTCTTTGAAGCCTTCCGGGCCGCCGAGCAGGTGATTAGCCGACCCCAGCAGGTACAGGCATTTGTGAGGCTGCTCGACGAACTGATGGAAGCTGCTTTCGAGACAGGCCCGGCAGCCTTCTTTGAGCGGGTGCTGGACGAGACCGGCTTCCGCGATGCCCTGAAGCAGGAGCAGGACGGCGAAGACCGCCTGCAAAACGTGGAAGAGCTGCTGCGGGCGGCCCGCGACTGGGAAGAGGAAGAGGGCGGTACCCTTTCCGACTTCCTGGACGCCGTAGCCCTGACCGCCAAAGCCGAAGAACCCCAGGGTGAAGCACCAGAGGAGGCCGTCACCCTGATGACCCTGCACAACGCCAAGGGCCTCGAGTTCCCCACGGTGTTCCTGGTGGGTCTGGAGGAAAACCTGCTCCCCCACCGCAACAGCCTGAACCGCCTGGAAGACCTGGAAGAAGAGCGGCGCCTCTTTTATGTGGGTATCACCCGGGCACAGGATCGGCTCTATCTGTCCTACGCCGAGGAACGCGAAACCTATGGCAAGCGCGAGTTCACCCGCCCGAGCCGCTTCCTGGACGATATTCCGCCGGATTTGCTCAAGGAGGTGGGGGCTTTTGGCGACAGTGCCGTGCCGGTACTGTCCAATAGCCGCCCCGAACCTAAGCCCAAAACCCAGCTCTCCGAGTTTAAAGGGGGCGAAAAGGTCAGGCACCCCAAGTTTGGAAGCGGTACGGTGGTGGCCGCGATGGGCGGCGAGGTTACGGTAATGTTCCCCGGCCTGGGCCTGAAAAAGCTGGCGGTGAAATTTGCCGGACTGGAAAGGCTTGATGGATGA